A region of Streptomyces cinnamoneus DNA encodes the following proteins:
- a CDS encoding kelch motif-containing protein, whose protein sequence is MRFQPTRRTRRMAVGAAVVVVLAGMNGPAIWGYAAGQYHDYTINRPAYKAKNGHWDVVDVPRKYRINTIHAALLHTGKVLLVAGSGNNAANFKAKSFRTVLWDPKRNTFTNIPTPKDLFCAGHTQLPDGKLLVAGGTQRYEKLEGDVTKAGGLMIVHNENPDKPMTFPAGTRFTGKENHKTFESKDAVLVPRAKKETKDGKVTVTASTARVYVEALDKGQKNETGTTDNYTVVGLEGADARNSYGIANKLSFDKKDFQGIRDSFEFDPVAERYVTVDPMEEARWYPTLTTLQDGKVLSVSGLDEIGQVVPGKNEVYDPATKKWTYLPQERFFPTYPALFLTDKGKIFYTGSNAGYGPADKGRTPGLWDVESNEFTEVPGISDPDVLETSMSVLLPPAQQQRYMVLGGGGVGEDRKSTARTRIVDLHADKPRFHDGPDLYAKVRYPSSVILPDDTVLTTNGSGDYRGRSDSNVLRAELYDPGAGATRPVADPLVGRNYHSGALLLPDGRVMTFGSDSLFGDEANTRPGTFQQQIDLYTPPYLFRDGRPEIKDTEPRTVKLGEQTSYRTHATGKVAKVRLIRPGSFTHVTNIEQRSIALDFTATSDGVTVTVPKDPSLVPPGWYMLNVIDDRGTPSEAVWVKVPVADDLAKADQEKQKEREKKEEKEKDQE, encoded by the coding sequence ATGAGGTTCCAGCCCACCCGCCGCACCCGCCGCATGGCCGTCGGTGCGGCGGTCGTCGTCGTCCTGGCGGGCATGAACGGCCCGGCCATCTGGGGATACGCCGCCGGCCAGTACCACGACTACACCATCAACAGACCCGCCTACAAAGCCAAGAACGGTCACTGGGACGTGGTCGACGTCCCGCGCAAGTACCGCATCAACACGATTCACGCCGCCCTGCTGCACACCGGCAAGGTGCTGCTGGTGGCGGGCTCCGGAAACAACGCCGCCAATTTCAAGGCCAAGTCCTTCCGGACGGTCCTGTGGGACCCGAAGCGGAACACCTTCACGAACATCCCGACCCCGAAGGACCTCTTCTGCGCGGGCCACACCCAGCTGCCCGACGGAAAACTCCTGGTGGCGGGCGGCACCCAGCGGTACGAGAAGCTGGAGGGCGACGTCACCAAGGCCGGCGGGCTGATGATCGTGCACAACGAGAACCCCGACAAACCCATGACCTTCCCGGCGGGCACCCGCTTCACCGGGAAGGAGAACCACAAGACCTTCGAGTCCAAGGACGCCGTCCTCGTCCCGCGGGCCAAGAAGGAGACCAAGGACGGCAAGGTCACCGTCACGGCCAGCACGGCCCGCGTCTATGTGGAAGCCCTGGACAAGGGCCAGAAGAACGAGACGGGGACGACCGACAACTACACCGTCGTGGGCCTGGAGGGCGCCGACGCCCGGAACTCCTACGGCATCGCCAACAAGCTCTCCTTCGACAAGAAGGACTTCCAGGGGATCAGGGACTCCTTCGAATTCGACCCGGTGGCCGAGCGGTACGTCACGGTCGACCCGATGGAGGAGGCCCGCTGGTACCCGACCCTGACCACCCTCCAGGACGGCAAGGTGCTCTCGGTCTCCGGCCTGGACGAGATCGGCCAGGTCGTCCCGGGGAAGAACGAGGTCTACGACCCCGCCACCAAGAAGTGGACCTACCTCCCCCAGGAGCGCTTCTTCCCCACCTATCCGGCCCTCTTCCTCACCGACAAGGGCAAGATCTTCTACACGGGGTCCAACGCGGGCTACGGCCCCGCCGACAAGGGCCGCACCCCCGGCCTGTGGGACGTGGAGAGCAACGAATTCACCGAGGTCCCGGGCATCAGCGACCCGGACGTCCTGGAGACCTCGATGTCCGTCCTGCTGCCGCCCGCCCAGCAGCAGCGGTACATGGTCCTCGGCGGCGGCGGGGTGGGCGAGGACCGCAAGTCCACCGCCCGCACCCGCATCGTCGACCTGCACGCCGACAAGCCGCGCTTCCACGACGGCCCCGACCTCTACGCCAAGGTCCGCTATCCCAGCAGCGTCATCCTGCCGGACGACACGGTGCTGACCACCAACGGCTCGGGCGACTACCGGGGCCGCAGCGACTCCAACGTCCTGCGGGCCGAGCTCTACGACCCGGGCGCGGGCGCGACGCGGCCGGTCGCCGACCCGCTGGTGGGCCGCAACTACCACTCCGGGGCGCTGCTGCTGCCCGACGGGCGGGTCATGACGTTCGGCTCCGACTCCCTCTTCGGGGACGAGGCCAACACCAGGCCGGGCACCTTCCAGCAGCAGATCGACCTCTACACCCCGCCCTACCTCTTCCGCGACGGACGCCCGGAGATCAAGGACACCGAACCGCGGACCGTGAAGCTGGGCGAGCAGACCTCGTACCGCACGCACGCGACGGGGAAGGTCGCCAAGGTCAGGCTGATCCGGCCGGGATCCTTCACCCACGTGACCAACATCGAACAGCGCTCCATCGCCCTGGACTTCACCGCGACGTCCGACGGCGTCACGGTCACCGTCCCCAAGGACCCCTCGCTGGTGCCGCCCGGCTGGTACATGCTCAACGTGATCGACGACAGGGGGACGCCGTCGGAGGCGGTGTGGGTCAAGGTCCCGGTGGCCGACGACCTGGCGAAGGCGGACCAGGAGAAGCAGAAGGAGCGGGAGAAGAAAGAGGAGAAGGAGAAGGACCAGGAGTGA
- a CDS encoding glycoside hydrolase family 6 protein: protein MYGTNPGRPRRAGRRARAWTGAAAGVLVLLTVPGCSDSSEGATPEKAAPAQAPAQRPKTTAPFWVNPDGTAAREAARLRREGKDQEAELIAKIADQPVAEWMGVDDPEGQTRGFTQAAAKADRDALLVLYNIPHRDCGQYSQGGAADGDAYRAWLEQAVKGIGDRTTTVILEPDALPHMEDGCTPQQFHEERYALLKEAVGKLKALPRTKVYLDAGNPSWVTPADRMAEPLRRAGIDQADGFALNVSNFQTTQDNKEYGHRLSRLLGNKHFVVDTSRNGNGPLSGGNHEKAWCNPSGRALGEPPTVRTGDSLVDAFLWVKRPGESDGTCKGGPEAGRWWETYALELARNSR from the coding sequence ATGTACGGCACCAACCCCGGCCGCCCGCGCCGGGCCGGCCGCAGGGCACGGGCGTGGACGGGAGCGGCGGCGGGGGTGCTGGTCCTCCTCACGGTCCCCGGCTGTTCCGACTCCTCCGAGGGGGCGACGCCCGAGAAGGCCGCCCCCGCCCAGGCGCCCGCGCAGCGGCCCAAGACCACCGCTCCCTTCTGGGTGAACCCCGACGGCACGGCCGCCCGCGAGGCCGCCAGGCTGCGCCGCGAGGGCAAGGACCAGGAGGCCGAGCTGATCGCGAAGATCGCCGACCAGCCGGTGGCGGAGTGGATGGGCGTCGACGACCCGGAGGGCCAGACGCGCGGCTTCACCCAGGCCGCCGCCAAGGCCGACCGCGACGCGCTGCTGGTGCTCTACAACATCCCCCACCGCGACTGCGGCCAGTACTCCCAGGGCGGAGCGGCCGACGGCGACGCCTACCGCGCCTGGCTGGAGCAGGCCGTCAAGGGCATCGGGGACCGCACCACGACGGTGATCCTGGAGCCGGACGCGCTGCCGCACATGGAGGACGGCTGCACGCCCCAGCAGTTCCACGAGGAGCGCTACGCCCTCCTCAAGGAGGCCGTCGGAAAGCTGAAGGCGCTGCCGAGGACGAAGGTCTACCTGGACGCGGGCAACCCCAGCTGGGTCACGCCCGCCGACCGGATGGCCGAGCCGCTGCGCCGCGCCGGCATCGACCAGGCCGACGGATTCGCCCTCAACGTCTCCAACTTCCAGACCACCCAGGACAACAAGGAGTACGGCCACCGCCTCTCCCGGCTCCTGGGCAACAAGCACTTCGTGGTCGACACCAGTCGCAACGGCAACGGCCCGCTCTCCGGCGGGAACCACGAGAAGGCCTGGTGCAACCCCTCCGGCCGGGCCCTGGGCGAGCCCCCGACGGTCCGGACCGGGGACTCCCTGGTGGACGCCTTCCTGTGGGTCAAACGGCCGGGGGAGTCGGACGGCACCTGCAAGGGCGGCCCGGAGGCCGGGCGGTGGTGGGAGACGTACGCGCTGGAGCTGGCCCGGAACTCCCGCTGA
- a CDS encoding class F sortase, which produces MALSEAPLRGAGRLLGAVVWTVLLATLWLWGREITEVPHGTGPGAGGVTAARLAPGAGHRPLPAASPRELAIEAVDVHAPVEPHGLTPEGAVEPPPYERPGAVAWYRDGPPPGSAGAAVIVGHVDTQRAPAVFHRLGSLRRGARVSVGRADGTTAEFTVEDVFLVRKDGFDAEKVYGPRTSGRAELRLITCGGDYDHDRHAYSANVVVSAYLTGTTHTGGTGRV; this is translated from the coding sequence GTGGCCCTCTCCGAAGCGCCCCTGCGCGGTGCCGGCCGCCTGCTCGGCGCGGTCGTCTGGACCGTGCTGCTGGCGACGCTGTGGCTGTGGGGGCGCGAGATCACCGAGGTCCCCCACGGCACCGGCCCGGGCGCCGGCGGCGTGACCGCCGCCCGCCTCGCGCCCGGTGCCGGCCACCGGCCGCTGCCCGCGGCCAGCCCCCGGGAGCTGGCCATCGAGGCCGTGGACGTCCACGCGCCCGTCGAACCGCACGGACTGACGCCCGAGGGCGCGGTGGAGCCGCCGCCCTACGAGCGCCCCGGCGCCGTCGCTTGGTACCGCGACGGGCCCCCGCCCGGCAGCGCCGGGGCCGCCGTCATCGTCGGCCACGTCGACACCCAGCGCGCCCCGGCGGTCTTCCACCGGCTCGGCAGCCTCCGCCGCGGCGCGAGGGTCAGCGTCGGCCGGGCGGACGGCACCACGGCCGAGTTCACGGTCGAGGACGTCTTCCTCGTCCGCAAGGACGGCTTCGACGCGGAGAAGGTCTACGGGCCGCGCACCAGCGGCCGCGCCGAACTGCGCCTGATCACCTGCGGCGGCGACTACGACCACGACCGGCACGCCTACAGCGCCAACGTCGTCGTCTCCGCCTACCTGACCGGAACCACGCACACCGGCGGCACCGGCCGTGTCTGA
- a CDS encoding HAD-IIA family hydrolase — MAERKPIESWLTDMDGVLMHEGIPVPGADSFIKRLRESGKPFLVLTNNSMYTPRDLHARLARIGLDVPVRNIWTSALATAQFLADQRPNGTAYAIGEAGLTTALHDIGYVLTDADPDYVVLGETRTYSFEALTKAIRLINNGARFIATNPDETGPSAEGALPATGSVAALITKATGRDPYFVGKPNPLMMRAGLDAIGAHSETSAMIGDRMDTDVLAGLEAGMETFLVLTGLTRPEEIDLHPFRPSRVVDSIADLVELV; from the coding sequence GTGGCAGAACGCAAGCCGATCGAGTCCTGGCTCACCGACATGGACGGTGTGCTGATGCACGAGGGGATCCCGGTGCCCGGCGCGGACTCGTTCATCAAGCGCCTCCGCGAGTCCGGCAAACCCTTCCTGGTGCTCACCAACAACTCCATGTACACCCCGCGCGACCTCCACGCCCGCCTCGCGCGCATCGGCCTCGACGTGCCCGTCCGGAACATCTGGACCTCCGCCCTGGCCACCGCCCAGTTCCTGGCCGACCAGCGGCCGAACGGCACCGCCTACGCCATCGGCGAGGCCGGCCTGACCACCGCCCTCCACGACATCGGGTACGTCCTCACCGACGCCGACCCCGACTACGTGGTGCTCGGCGAGACCCGCACCTACAGCTTCGAGGCGCTCACCAAGGCCATCCGGCTGATCAACAACGGTGCCCGCTTCATCGCCACCAACCCCGACGAGACCGGGCCCTCCGCCGAGGGCGCCCTGCCCGCCACCGGCTCCGTCGCCGCGCTGATCACCAAGGCCACCGGGCGCGATCCCTACTTCGTCGGCAAGCCCAACCCGCTGATGATGCGGGCCGGCCTCGACGCCATCGGCGCCCACTCCGAGACCAGCGCGATGATCGGCGACCGCATGGACACCGACGTCCTGGCCGGGCTGGAGGCCGGCATGGAGACGTTCCTGGTCCTCACCGGCCTGACCCGGCCCGAGGAGATCGACCTCCACCCCTTCCGGCCGTCCCGCGTGGTCGACTCGATCGCGGACCTCGTCGAACTGGTCTGA
- a CDS encoding ROK family protein produces MNDPVTLPGANLGALRDHNAAVLLGLLRDAGERGASRTELAGRTGLTPQAVSKIAARLRAAGLATEAGRRASTGGKPATALRLVPEAARAIGLHLDRDSVTATLVDLAGTALATRSAPLAFGAGAEAVLDAVAAEVAALPAAPGALLGAGVAAPGPLDHRAGVLHRVTGFPQWDGFPLRDALAARLGLPVVLDKDTNAAALGLVLRAPRDAGSFAYLHLGTGLGAGLVLGGRVHRGARTGAGEFGHQVLRLDGPACPCGRRGCLEALCLRAVADGDTALAARLLGTGAANLVQLLDIDRVLLGGGTVLAGPDPYVHGVRAELPATVPVAVTPAGARTVVEGAAELVLAPLFGRSGHAFALRSDETTISSSGGI; encoded by the coding sequence GTGAACGACCCCGTGACCCTCCCCGGAGCCAACCTCGGCGCCCTGCGCGACCACAATGCCGCCGTCCTGCTCGGCCTGCTGCGCGACGCGGGCGAGCGCGGCGCCAGCCGGACCGAACTGGCCGGGCGCACGGGACTGACCCCCCAGGCCGTCAGCAAGATCGCCGCACGGCTGCGGGCGGCCGGCCTCGCGACCGAGGCGGGCCGGCGGGCCTCCACCGGCGGCAAGCCGGCGACCGCCCTGCGGCTCGTGCCCGAGGCGGCGCGGGCCATCGGCCTCCACCTCGACCGCGACAGCGTCACGGCCACCCTCGTGGACCTCGCGGGCACGGCCCTCGCCACCCGCAGCGCCCCGCTCGCCTTCGGCGCGGGCGCCGAAGCGGTGCTCGACGCGGTGGCGGCCGAGGTCGCCGCCCTGCCGGCGGCACCCGGCGCGCTCCTGGGGGCCGGCGTCGCCGCCCCCGGCCCCCTCGACCACCGCGCCGGCGTCCTGCACCGCGTCACCGGCTTCCCCCAGTGGGACGGCTTCCCGCTCCGCGACGCCCTCGCCGCCCGGCTGGGCCTGCCGGTCGTACTGGACAAGGACACCAACGCCGCCGCCCTCGGCCTCGTCCTGCGCGCCCCCCGCGACGCGGGCTCCTTCGCCTACCTCCACCTCGGCACCGGCCTCGGCGCCGGACTCGTGCTCGGCGGCCGGGTGCACCGGGGGGCCCGCACCGGCGCGGGCGAGTTCGGCCACCAGGTGCTGCGGCTGGACGGCCCCGCCTGCCCCTGCGGCAGGCGCGGCTGCCTGGAGGCGCTGTGCCTGCGGGCCGTCGCCGACGGCGACACCGCCCTCGCCGCCCGCCTCCTCGGCACCGGCGCCGCCAACCTCGTCCAACTCCTCGACATCGACCGCGTGCTGCTCGGCGGCGGGACGGTGCTGGCCGGCCCGGACCCCTACGTCCACGGCGTGCGCGCCGAACTCCCCGCCACCGTTCCCGTCGCCGTCACCCCCGCCGGCGCGCGCACGGTCGTCGAAGGCGCGGCGGAACTCGTCCTCGCCCCGCTCTTCGGGCGCTCCGGCCACGCTTTCGCCCTCCGCTCGGACGAAACGACGATCAGCTCATCGGGCGGTATATGA
- a CDS encoding Gfo/Idh/MocA family oxidoreductase, with translation MDDDTTGTPRTPLRVGLIGYGLAGSVFHAPLVAATDGLVLDTVVTANPERQQQALAEHPQVRTADTADALLARAGELDLVVIASPNRTHVPLARAALEAGLPVVVDKPLAATAAEAEELAALAEARGLLLSAFQNRRWDNDFRTVRGLVADGTLGRVQRFESRFERWRPHPKGGWRESGDPAEIGGLLYDLGSHLVDQALTLFGPAVTVYAEADVRRPGAEADDDTFIALTHANGVRSHLWMSATTAQLGPRFRVLGDAAGYVKYGLDPQEAALREGLRPGGTQDAWGVEPPASWGRLGAGESPLTGGGEPVPTLPGDYPAYYAAVAEALRTGGRPPVTAAEAAAALRVLEAAKVSAAEGRTVTLKEGC, from the coding sequence ATGGATGATGACACCACCGGCACCCCCCGCACCCCCCTTCGCGTCGGCCTCATCGGCTACGGACTGGCGGGCTCTGTCTTCCACGCCCCCCTCGTCGCCGCGACGGACGGCCTCGTCCTGGACACCGTGGTGACGGCCAACCCGGAGCGACAGCAGCAGGCGCTCGCCGAGCACCCCCAGGTGCGTACGGCCGACACGGCGGACGCGCTGCTCGCCCGGGCGGGCGAACTCGACCTGGTCGTCATCGCCTCCCCCAACCGCACCCACGTCCCACTGGCCCGGGCCGCCCTGGAGGCGGGGCTGCCGGTCGTCGTGGACAAGCCGCTGGCGGCGACCGCCGCGGAGGCCGAGGAGCTGGCGGCGCTGGCCGAGGCGCGCGGCCTGCTGCTCAGCGCCTTCCAGAACCGCCGCTGGGACAACGATTTCCGCACCGTGCGGGGACTCGTCGCCGACGGCACCCTCGGCCGCGTCCAGCGCTTCGAGTCCCGCTTCGAGCGCTGGCGGCCCCACCCCAAGGGCGGCTGGCGCGAGTCCGGCGACCCGGCCGAGATCGGCGGCCTCCTCTACGACCTGGGCAGCCACCTCGTCGACCAGGCCCTGACCCTCTTCGGTCCGGCCGTCACCGTCTACGCCGAGGCCGACGTCCGCCGCCCCGGCGCGGAGGCGGACGACGACACGTTCATCGCCCTCACCCACGCGAACGGCGTCCGCTCCCACCTGTGGATGAGCGCCACCACCGCCCAGCTCGGCCCCCGCTTCCGGGTGCTGGGCGACGCGGCGGGCTACGTGAAGTACGGACTGGACCCGCAGGAGGCGGCCCTGCGCGAGGGCCTGCGGCCGGGCGGCACCCAGGACGCGTGGGGCGTGGAGCCCCCCGCCTCCTGGGGCCGCCTCGGCGCCGGGGAGTCACCCCTGACGGGCGGCGGCGAGCCGGTCCCGACGCTGCCGGGCGACTACCCCGCGTACTACGCCGCCGTCGCGGAGGCCCTGCGCACGGGCGGACGGCCGCCGGTGACGGCGGCGGAGGCGGCCGCGGCGCTGCGGGTGCTGGAGGCGGCGAAGGTGTCGGCAGCCGAGGGCCGGACGGTGACGCTCAAGGAGGGCTGTTGA
- a CDS encoding heme-degrading domain-containing protein: MSGRAAGYGGPHAGDEVARLEDDERRLVLDRFDHDDAWRLGSLLTGLARERGAAVTVTVRRGPQRLFHCALPGTSADNDAWVDRKCRVVERYAESSFLVGARFRAKGRTFEDASRLDADRYAAHGGAFPLRVRGTGVVGAVAVSGLSQAADHALVVEGLERFLGVAGGRP, from the coding sequence TTGAGCGGGCGGGCGGCCGGCTACGGCGGCCCCCACGCCGGTGACGAGGTGGCGCGGCTGGAGGACGACGAGCGCCGGCTGGTCCTGGACCGCTTCGACCACGACGACGCCTGGCGGCTGGGCTCGCTGCTGACCGGTCTGGCCCGGGAGCGCGGGGCGGCGGTGACCGTCACGGTCCGCCGCGGTCCGCAGCGCCTCTTCCACTGCGCCCTGCCGGGCACGTCGGCCGACAACGACGCCTGGGTCGACCGCAAGTGCCGCGTCGTCGAGCGGTACGCGGAGTCCTCCTTCCTGGTGGGCGCCCGCTTCCGGGCCAAGGGCCGCACGTTCGAGGACGCCTCCCGCCTCGACGCGGACCGTTACGCGGCCCATGGCGGGGCGTTCCCGCTGCGCGTGCGCGGCACGGGTGTCGTCGGCGCGGTGGCGGTGTCGGGACTGTCGCAGGCAGCGGACCACGCGCTGGTGGTGGAGGGGCTGGAGAGGTTCCTGGGCGTTGCCGGGGGCCGGCCCTAG
- a CDS encoding pyridoxamine 5'-phosphate oxidase family protein, producing the protein MTTAEIVEVTSEAELRDMLGPPVPAAAQKVRRRLDEIDKQWLASSPFLLVATAAADGSCDVSPKGDPAGSTLVLDDTTVVVPERPGNRRVDGFLNVLSNPHVGLLYVIPGRGDTLRINGRARVVRDAPFFDDLVVKGHRPRLALVVDVEEVFYHCSKAFLRSALWKPETWTPDAAPSRARISKALERPEDSLEELEQYYGTSYADKLYE; encoded by the coding sequence ATGACCACCGCCGAGATAGTGGAAGTCACCTCGGAGGCCGAACTGCGGGACATGCTGGGCCCGCCGGTCCCTGCCGCCGCGCAGAAGGTCCGCAGGCGCCTGGACGAGATCGACAAGCAATGGCTCGCGTCGTCGCCCTTCCTCCTCGTGGCGACGGCCGCCGCCGACGGCTCCTGCGACGTCTCCCCCAAGGGGGACCCGGCGGGCTCCACCCTCGTCCTCGACGACACGACCGTCGTGGTGCCGGAACGCCCCGGCAACCGCCGCGTCGACGGCTTCCTCAACGTCCTGAGCAACCCCCACGTGGGCCTGCTCTACGTCATCCCCGGCCGCGGCGACACCCTGCGGATCAACGGCCGGGCCCGCGTCGTCCGCGACGCGCCCTTCTTCGACGACCTCGTCGTCAAGGGCCACCGCCCCCGACTGGCCCTCGTCGTGGACGTCGAGGAGGTCTTCTACCACTGCTCCAAGGCGTTCCTGCGGTCCGCCCTGTGGAAGCCGGAGACCTGGACCCCGGACGCGGCCCCCTCCCGCGCCCGCATCTCCAAGGCCCTGGAGCGCCCCGAGGACAGCCTGGAGGAACTGGAGCAGTACTACGGCACGTCGTACGCCGACAAGTTGTACGAGTAG
- a CDS encoding DUF1697 domain-containing protein, whose protein sequence is MTTKAYAALLRGINVGGHKKVPMAGLRELLTELGHGDVRTYLQSGNAVFTSAVEDEEALAAQLRQAIWERFGFDVGVLVRGHAYLRAVADACPFPAASLEGRQLHVTFFSEPVDAARFASVEAARYAPEEFRLGDRALYLYAPDGLGRSKLAEVLTRATPAKSGIVATSRNWNTVVKLVEWTAA, encoded by the coding sequence ATGACGACGAAGGCGTACGCGGCGCTTCTGCGCGGGATCAACGTGGGCGGCCACAAGAAGGTGCCCATGGCCGGCCTGCGGGAGCTGCTCACGGAGCTCGGGCACGGTGACGTACGCACGTATCTGCAGAGCGGCAACGCCGTCTTCACCAGCGCCGTCGAGGACGAGGAGGCGCTCGCGGCGCAGTTGCGGCAGGCCATCTGGGAGCGCTTCGGGTTCGACGTCGGCGTCCTCGTGCGCGGTCACGCGTACCTGCGGGCGGTGGCCGACGCGTGCCCGTTCCCGGCGGCCTCGCTCGAGGGCAGGCAGCTGCACGTCACGTTCTTCTCCGAGCCGGTCGACGCGGCGCGCTTCGCGTCCGTGGAGGCGGCGCGGTACGCACCCGAGGAGTTCCGGCTGGGGGACCGCGCGCTCTACCTCTACGCGCCGGACGGCCTGGGCCGTTCCAAGCTCGCGGAGGTCCTGACGAGGGCCACCCCGGCGAAGAGCGGGATCGTCGCCACGAGCCGCAACTGGAACACGGTCGTCAAACTCGTGGAGTGGACGGCGGCCTGA